The following are encoded together in the Pseudoalteromonas ruthenica genome:
- the glpE gene encoding thiosulfate sulfurtransferase GlpE → MAFKHISVSQTHELLNDDNVVIADIRDPNSFASGHIPGSEHLSNSNIGEFMLHKEYEQPIIIVCYHGISSQGAAGYLAEQGFDDVYSMDGGFDAWAKQFPQSVEK, encoded by the coding sequence ATGGCTTTTAAACATATCTCGGTGTCGCAGACACATGAATTACTAAACGACGATAATGTCGTTATTGCTGATATACGTGACCCGAACAGTTTCGCAAGCGGCCATATTCCTGGTTCAGAGCATTTGAGTAATAGTAATATCGGTGAGTTCATGCTGCATAAGGAGTATGAGCAACCTATTATTATTGTGTGTTACCACGGTATTAGCTCGCAAGGCGCTGCTGGTTACCTAGCTGAGCAAGGGTTTGATGACGTATACAGTATGGATGGCGGCTTTGACGCCTGGGCGAAGCAATTTCCACAGTCGGTTGAAAAATGA
- the gmhB gene encoding D-glycero-beta-D-manno-heptose 1,7-bisphosphate 7-phosphatase — MSNKAVFLDRDGVINVDHAYVHKPEDFEFIAGVFAACRSFQQRGYRLIIVTNQSGIARGYYSEQQFAELTTWMKEQFLQHDVRIDEVYYCPHHPTKGIGDYRQQCGCRKPEPGMLQRGIAAFNLDPEHCVMVGDKHGDIQAAQRCGIGTKVLVRSGQKFDQKAQSDADYTCDALADVPALL, encoded by the coding sequence ATGAGCAATAAAGCCGTTTTTTTAGACCGCGATGGCGTTATTAATGTCGACCATGCCTATGTCCACAAACCCGAAGATTTTGAGTTTATTGCGGGCGTGTTTGCCGCCTGTCGCAGTTTTCAACAGCGTGGCTATCGACTGATAATTGTCACGAATCAATCGGGTATTGCCCGTGGCTATTACAGCGAACAACAATTTGCTGAACTTACTACCTGGATGAAAGAGCAGTTTTTACAGCACGATGTGCGCATTGATGAGGTGTATTACTGTCCTCATCACCCCACTAAGGGGATAGGCGACTACCGCCAGCAGTGTGGCTGTCGTAAGCCTGAACCGGGCATGTTGCAACGCGGCATTGCTGCGTTTAACCTCGACCCCGAGCACTGTGTCATGGTCGGTGACAAACATGGCGATATCCAAGCTGCACAGCGCTGTGGCATTGGCACTAAAGTGTTGGTGCGTAGCGGCCAAAAGTTTGACCAAAAGGCGCAAAGTGATGCCGATTACACCTGCGACGCGCTCGCTGATGTGCCTGCACTGCTGTGA
- a CDS encoding 2OG-Fe(II) oxygenase, with protein MNQEPLFAQIIDDVHQHGYAVIEHALPSSLTSQLLNTAQQQYDAFSPAGIGRRQEFQHNEQIRKDKTLWFSGHSQAEQDYIALMEALRLHINRHFFLGLFDYECHFAHYQPGDFYKKHYDAFKGRSNRVFTTVCYLNTPDEGGELVIYQPRSKLVARRVAPRCGTLVVFESELFMHEVLPAKQSRFSIAGWFRKNNSVAGFVDPPN; from the coding sequence GTGAATCAAGAACCATTATTTGCACAGATCATCGATGATGTGCATCAGCACGGTTATGCTGTGATTGAACATGCATTACCGAGCTCTTTAACCAGCCAGCTCCTGAATACAGCGCAACAACAATACGATGCCTTTTCACCAGCTGGAATTGGCCGCCGCCAAGAGTTTCAACATAACGAGCAAATAAGAAAAGACAAAACTTTGTGGTTTAGCGGACACTCACAAGCAGAGCAAGACTACATAGCTTTAATGGAAGCATTGCGCCTGCACATTAACCGACATTTTTTCCTTGGCCTGTTCGATTATGAATGCCACTTTGCCCACTATCAGCCTGGGGACTTCTATAAAAAGCATTACGATGCTTTTAAGGGGCGCTCGAATCGTGTATTTACTACGGTTTGCTACCTAAACACTCCTGATGAGGGAGGCGAGTTAGTGATCTATCAACCGCGCTCCAAATTAGTTGCCCGGCGCGTAGCTCCCCGCTGTGGCACACTGGTTGTGTTTGAAAGTGAGTTATTTATGCATGAGGTATTGCCAGCAAAGCAGTCGCGCTTCTCTATCGCTGGCTGGTTTCGCAAGAATAATTCAGTCGCCGGCTTTGTTGACCCGCCGAATTAA
- a CDS encoding glycosyltransferase family 9 protein — translation MPLESVQSICILRLSAIGDVCHAVSAVQAIQKVHPNAKITWVIGKVEAMLLQGLPGVELVVFDKKQGRAAFKALKQRFKGQRFDVLLNMQVAFRAGLVSRCIPARVKIGFDKARSKELHSLFINKRIDAKSEPHVLEGFMQFAEQLGVQDFTPHWQLPLSGVDKAKAVELVGDNGDPLLVISPAASKAERNWLPERYAAVAKYAASKGFKVALTGGPTDMERALAADIISQCDFEVNNLVGQTSLKELTCVLALATVVLAPDTGPAHMATTQGTPVIGLYAHSNPKRTGPYLSQQYVVESYFDAVKEQHGKPAEQLPWGTRVKGELMHRISVEAVTAMFDKVVHEHRL, via the coding sequence GTGCCGCTAGAGTCTGTGCAATCCATTTGTATCCTTCGTTTGTCTGCGATTGGCGATGTGTGTCATGCCGTCAGTGCCGTGCAAGCGATTCAAAAAGTGCATCCTAATGCCAAGATTACTTGGGTGATTGGCAAGGTTGAGGCCATGCTGTTGCAAGGATTGCCGGGGGTCGAGCTGGTGGTGTTTGATAAAAAGCAGGGAAGGGCTGCTTTTAAAGCTTTAAAGCAACGCTTCAAAGGTCAGCGCTTTGACGTGTTATTGAACATGCAAGTGGCTTTTAGAGCGGGCTTGGTTAGCCGTTGTATTCCAGCTAGGGTGAAAATCGGCTTCGATAAAGCACGCTCAAAAGAACTGCACAGCCTATTTATTAATAAACGCATCGACGCTAAGAGTGAACCTCATGTGCTCGAAGGTTTTATGCAATTTGCCGAGCAATTAGGGGTGCAAGATTTTACCCCGCACTGGCAGTTGCCCTTGAGCGGGGTAGATAAAGCCAAAGCAGTTGAGCTGGTGGGCGACAATGGCGATCCGTTATTGGTGATAAGCCCTGCGGCAAGTAAAGCGGAGCGTAATTGGCTACCTGAACGTTATGCTGCTGTTGCCAAGTATGCGGCGAGTAAAGGTTTCAAGGTGGCACTCACTGGCGGCCCGACCGACATGGAGCGCGCTTTAGCCGCTGATATTATCAGCCAGTGCGATTTTGAGGTGAATAATTTGGTGGGCCAAACCTCGCTTAAAGAGCTGACCTGCGTGTTGGCTTTGGCCACCGTAGTACTGGCTCCCGATACCGGTCCGGCGCATATGGCAACGACCCAAGGCACACCCGTTATTGGCCTATATGCGCACTCAAACCCGAAGCGAACCGGGCCCTACCTATCGCAGCAGTACGTAGTGGAAAGCTATTTTGACGCGGTTAAAGAACAGCATGGTAAGCCTGCTGAGCAGTTACCTTGGGGCACGCGGGTTAAAGGTGAGCTAATGCATCGCATTAGTGTTGAAGCTGTGACCGCGATGTTTGATAAAGTTGTACACGAGCACCGATTATGA
- the glpG gene encoding rhomboid family intramembrane serine protease GlpG, whose protein sequence is MIELGSTNNVRAAQGFIDYLSTQGLHGELKPAQQGHVIIAVDPEHFHAAQPLWNEFKTEPNHPRYSDAAWQSGRTDSGLVYSGNKLNLWQRFNGLSLLVKSVSIISVIIYALFLLGQFSHIFPLLQFKASQPLSWITPAVVHFSAIHLIFNVLWWLTLGPAIERQTSKLTLLSVFLLGSLASAWAQYTMVGPNFGGLSGVVYAQVGFCWIYPLLAKTKPMMTKAMIGFLLLWLVFGFTDTFFMPMANWAHLGGLVSGIVLALVMAFGSNKKAA, encoded by the coding sequence ATGATTGAACTAGGGAGCACCAATAACGTGCGTGCTGCTCAAGGGTTTATTGATTACTTGAGTACTCAAGGGCTGCATGGCGAGCTCAAACCTGCACAGCAGGGGCATGTAATTATTGCTGTTGATCCGGAGCATTTTCATGCTGCTCAGCCGTTATGGAATGAGTTTAAAACAGAGCCGAATCATCCGCGATACAGTGATGCCGCTTGGCAAAGTGGGCGTACCGATTCAGGCTTGGTTTACAGCGGCAATAAGCTTAACTTGTGGCAACGCTTCAACGGGCTAAGTTTATTGGTTAAAAGCGTCAGTATTATCAGTGTGATTATCTATGCGCTGTTTTTATTGGGCCAGTTTAGTCATATATTCCCACTGTTACAGTTTAAAGCATCGCAGCCGCTCTCTTGGATAACGCCAGCAGTCGTTCATTTCTCTGCAATTCATTTGATATTTAATGTGCTGTGGTGGTTGACGTTAGGGCCCGCTATTGAACGCCAGACATCGAAACTCACTTTATTGAGTGTGTTTTTGCTTGGCTCTTTGGCCAGCGCGTGGGCGCAATATACTATGGTCGGCCCTAATTTCGGTGGTCTCTCGGGTGTTGTGTATGCGCAGGTAGGGTTTTGCTGGATTTATCCTTTGCTAGCGAAAACTAAACCGATGATGACCAAGGCGATGATTGGTTTTCTGCTACTGTGGCTAGTTTTTGGTTTTACCGATACTTTCTTTATGCCTATGGCCAACTGGGCGCATTTAGGCGGTTTAGTCAGCGGTATCGTGTTAGCGCTGGTGATGGCCTTTGGAAGTAATAAAAAAGCGGCTTAA
- a CDS encoding LysR family transcriptional regulator — MRFEQLKQFLALGSLRHFRQAAEKTNISTSALTRSIQTLEEEVGHQLVSRSTRSVILTKEGEVFLRFCQNTLDEYARTKQLLDKLSGKSENRVVIGYTSSASSIVPMSCGQFMAQHPEVKIEMQLQDQQELHSRLKRGEIDIFVSEENACLGGSDIHLPDQLVLFASRNHPLAHKASVTLHDLDAYPLFGCFSQSQHVQSMIKEAADVLRKGNGLRLGSLEEVINAVTNGQSIAIGGIEHTNAINNHDDLICLQASDEAHSRLIVKTQEQLEQQQHIIQLLDVIEQVASARHLSA, encoded by the coding sequence GTGAGATTCGAACAACTTAAACAATTCCTCGCCCTTGGCTCTTTGCGCCATTTTCGCCAAGCGGCAGAAAAAACCAACATCAGTACCTCCGCATTAACACGAAGCATTCAAACTTTGGAAGAGGAAGTTGGTCATCAACTAGTATCACGCTCTACACGCTCAGTCATATTAACGAAGGAAGGCGAAGTTTTTTTACGTTTTTGCCAAAATACCCTAGATGAATATGCACGTACCAAACAATTACTCGACAAACTCAGTGGCAAAAGTGAAAACCGTGTTGTAATTGGCTATACCAGCTCAGCAAGCTCCATTGTGCCCATGTCTTGCGGTCAGTTTATGGCACAGCACCCTGAAGTGAAAATCGAGATGCAGCTACAAGATCAGCAAGAGCTACATTCTCGTCTGAAACGAGGCGAAATTGATATTTTTGTCAGTGAAGAAAACGCCTGCCTCGGCGGGAGCGATATCCATTTACCGGATCAGCTCGTACTCTTTGCAAGTCGCAACCACCCTTTAGCACACAAAGCCAGCGTCACCTTACATGACCTTGATGCCTACCCGCTGTTTGGTTGTTTTTCGCAAAGCCAGCATGTGCAAAGCATGATAAAAGAGGCTGCCGACGTACTGCGCAAGGGCAATGGCCTGCGTTTAGGTAGCCTAGAAGAGGTGATTAACGCGGTGACCAACGGGCAAAGCATTGCCATTGGCGGCATTGAACATACAAATGCCATCAACAACCACGATGACCTTATATGCCTACAAGCCAGTGATGAAGCGCACTCGCGTTTAATCGTCAAAACCCAAGAGCAATTGGAGCAGCAACAGCACATTATTCAACTATTAGATGTGATTGAACAAGTTGCCAGCGCTCGGCACTTGAGTGCTTAA
- a CDS encoding chorismate--pyruvate lyase family protein gives MPAHPIPLRAQWISIEHAKVTDTLADWLLESGSLTKRLKSQCQQFAVEVLSEKVVASRFCDHAIFKPPGTNVRVREVLLFCDNEPMVYAQTWLPEQQSEQGVDLAHLGNNPLGEVIFQDPQIQRVGMEVADFAHNQSLAELTHSLKLPGGPLWGRRSCFNLTNQQIMVCEIFLPGAYPYL, from the coding sequence TTGCCTGCACACCCTATACCTCTTCGCGCGCAGTGGATAAGCATCGAGCACGCTAAGGTGACTGACACACTAGCCGATTGGCTACTGGAGTCTGGCTCGCTAACGAAGCGTTTAAAGTCACAGTGCCAACAATTTGCGGTGGAAGTTCTAAGTGAAAAAGTGGTAGCCAGTCGCTTTTGCGACCACGCTATTTTCAAGCCCCCCGGTACGAATGTGCGTGTGCGTGAAGTGTTGCTGTTTTGCGATAATGAACCTATGGTCTATGCGCAAACTTGGCTTCCTGAACAGCAGTCGGAGCAAGGGGTTGATTTAGCCCATTTGGGCAATAATCCATTGGGCGAAGTGATTTTCCAAGACCCGCAAATCCAACGAGTAGGTATGGAGGTGGCTGATTTCGCTCACAATCAGAGTCTGGCTGAGCTTACACACTCGTTAAAGCTGCCTGGTGGGCCGCTATGGGGACGCCGTAGTTGCTTCAATTTAACGAACCAACAAATAATGGTGTGCGAGATATTTTTACCCGGAGCCTATCCTTACCTATGA
- the ubiA gene encoding 4-hydroxybenzoate octaprenyltransferase, whose product MKLAPLKAMHWPYYKQLMRIDKPIGTLLLLWPTFWALWLAGADWPPVSLAVIFALGVFVMRSAGCVINDFADRNVDGAVQRTQQRPLAAGTVSAGEALSLFALLVVMAFALVLLLNWQTILLSFGALALAACYPFMKRYTHLPQVVLGAAFSWAIPMAYMATIEALPIHAWLLFFANVVWTVAYDTLYAMVDRDDDVKIGIKSTAILFGRYDLLAVALLDVTFIALLAYIGLDMQLFWPFWLGLSIATMLLVRQLYLCRHRERAACFNAFLNNHYVGLAIFIGIAVSLL is encoded by the coding sequence ATGAAACTAGCACCACTTAAGGCGATGCATTGGCCTTATTATAAGCAATTGATGCGTATTGATAAGCCTATCGGCACCTTGCTACTGCTGTGGCCCACTTTTTGGGCTTTGTGGCTTGCTGGTGCAGATTGGCCGCCGGTGAGTCTCGCGGTAATTTTTGCCTTGGGGGTGTTCGTTATGCGTAGCGCAGGGTGCGTGATCAATGACTTTGCCGATCGTAATGTTGATGGTGCGGTACAGCGTACTCAACAGCGCCCTTTGGCAGCAGGAACCGTGAGTGCCGGTGAGGCGCTGAGCTTATTCGCTTTGCTGGTAGTTATGGCTTTTGCGCTAGTGTTATTACTTAACTGGCAGACGATATTGCTGTCATTTGGGGCGCTTGCCTTGGCTGCGTGTTACCCCTTTATGAAACGTTATACCCATTTACCCCAAGTGGTATTAGGAGCTGCGTTTAGCTGGGCAATTCCAATGGCTTACATGGCTACTATCGAAGCGCTGCCGATACATGCATGGTTACTATTTTTTGCCAATGTAGTGTGGACTGTAGCGTATGACACCTTATATGCGATGGTGGATAGGGATGATGATGTTAAAATAGGTATCAAATCCACCGCTATTTTATTTGGTCGTTACGACCTTCTGGCGGTGGCTTTATTGGATGTCACCTTTATTGCACTATTGGCCTATATCGGCTTGGATATGCAACTTTTTTGGCCATTTTGGCTTGGTCTCAGCATTGCGACTATGTTGTTGGTGCGACAGCTATACTTGTGTCGCCACCGAGAGCGAGCCGCGTGTTTCAATGCATTTTTGAATAACCACTATGTCGGCCTAGCCATTTTTATTGGTATTGCCGTTAGCTTGCTTTAA
- a CDS encoding glycine C-acetyltransferase: MRASAFYTQLQAQIEQVKADGLYKSERIITSQQQAEIDVASGDKVINFCANNYLGLANHPELIKAAQQGLNDHGFGVASVRFICGTQDIHKTLESKISDFLQTEDTILYSSCFDANAGLFETILGPEDAIISDALNHASIIDGVRLCKAKRFRYANNDMADLEQQLIAADEAGAKTKLIATDGVFSMDGVICNLEALCDLADKYDALVMVDDSHAVGFVGENGRGTPEYCGVLDRVDIITGTLGKALGGASGGYTSGKKEIVEWLRQRSRPYLFSNSLAPSIVTASIKVLDMLADGKELRDTLWSNAAYFREQMEAAGFTCAGKDHAIIPVMLGDAKLAGQMADKLLAEGIYVTGFSFPVVPKGQARIRTQISAAHSKAQLDKAIDAFIRIGKELGVI; this comes from the coding sequence ATGAGAGCCTCTGCGTTTTATACTCAACTGCAAGCGCAAATCGAGCAAGTCAAAGCCGATGGCCTATACAAAAGCGAGCGCATTATTACCTCGCAGCAACAGGCTGAAATTGACGTTGCCAGCGGCGATAAAGTGATTAACTTTTGTGCTAATAACTACCTTGGTTTAGCGAATCATCCAGAGCTTATTAAAGCAGCGCAACAAGGCTTGAACGACCATGGTTTCGGTGTTGCTTCCGTGCGTTTTATCTGTGGTACGCAAGACATTCACAAAACCCTTGAAAGCAAAATCAGTGACTTTTTACAAACCGAAGACACCATTCTTTACTCTTCTTGTTTTGACGCCAATGCGGGTCTTTTTGAGACCATTCTTGGCCCTGAAGACGCCATTATTTCCGATGCGCTAAACCATGCCTCAATTATCGACGGTGTGCGTCTATGTAAAGCAAAGCGTTTCCGCTATGCCAACAATGATATGGCCGACCTTGAGCAGCAACTGATTGCCGCTGATGAAGCAGGCGCTAAAACCAAGCTGATCGCCACTGACGGCGTGTTCTCGATGGATGGCGTGATTTGTAACCTCGAAGCGCTGTGTGATTTAGCTGATAAGTACGATGCCCTCGTTATGGTCGATGACTCTCATGCTGTAGGCTTTGTTGGTGAAAACGGCCGTGGTACGCCTGAGTACTGTGGCGTGTTAGACCGTGTCGATATTATCACTGGAACCCTAGGTAAAGCCTTAGGCGGCGCATCAGGCGGTTATACCTCAGGTAAGAAAGAAATCGTTGAGTGGCTACGCCAACGCTCACGTCCTTATTTATTCTCGAACTCGCTGGCACCATCCATTGTGACTGCGTCAATAAAAGTGCTGGATATGCTGGCTGATGGCAAAGAGTTGCGCGATACTTTATGGTCCAATGCGGCTTACTTCCGTGAGCAAATGGAAGCGGCGGGTTTCACTTGTGCTGGTAAAGATCATGCCATTATTCCGGTGATGCTAGGAGATGCCAAGCTCGCTGGGCAAATGGCCGATAAACTACTGGCTGAAGGCATTTATGTCACCGGGTTCTCATTCCCAGTGGTGCCAAAAGGGCAGGCGCGTATTCGTACCCAAATCTCTGCTGCACACAGCAAAGCGCAACTCGACAAAGCCATTGATGCCTTTATTCGTATCGGCAAAGAGTTGGGCGTAATTTAG
- the tdh gene encoding L-threonine 3-dehydrogenase, with protein sequence MKALSKLKAETGIWMTDAPKPEVGHNDLLIKVRKTAICGTDVHIYNWDEWAQNTIPVPMVVGHEYVGEVVDMGQEVRGFEVGDRVSGEGHITCGHCRNCRAGRVHLCRNSTGVGVNREGSFAEYLVIPAFNAFKIPDNISDELASIFDPFGNAVHTALSFDLVGEDVLITGAGPIGIMAAAVAKHVGARNVVITDINEYRLDLARKMGATRAVNVSEEKLEDVMTELGMTEGFDVGLEMSGVPVAFNSMLDNMNHGGKIAMLGIPPSDMAVDWNQVIFKGLVIKGIYGREMFETWYKMASLIQSGLDISPVITHQFNIDDFQQGFDTMLSGQSGKVILDWQ encoded by the coding sequence ATGAAAGCATTATCAAAATTAAAGGCTGAAACCGGGATTTGGATGACTGATGCGCCAAAACCGGAAGTGGGCCACAACGATTTATTGATTAAAGTTCGTAAAACCGCTATTTGCGGCACCGATGTGCATATTTACAACTGGGATGAGTGGGCGCAAAACACCATTCCAGTGCCTATGGTGGTAGGTCATGAGTATGTCGGTGAGGTTGTCGATATGGGCCAGGAAGTACGAGGCTTTGAAGTCGGCGACCGGGTTTCTGGTGAAGGTCATATTACCTGTGGTCATTGTCGTAATTGTCGTGCTGGGCGTGTACATTTGTGTCGTAATTCCACAGGTGTGGGCGTTAACCGTGAAGGCAGCTTTGCGGAATACTTGGTTATTCCGGCGTTCAATGCTTTTAAGATCCCCGATAATATCTCCGATGAGCTGGCCTCTATTTTTGACCCGTTTGGCAACGCTGTACACACTGCTTTGTCGTTCGATTTGGTCGGTGAAGATGTATTGATCACCGGCGCAGGCCCGATTGGTATTATGGCTGCAGCTGTAGCTAAGCACGTTGGCGCACGCAATGTGGTGATCACCGACATCAACGAGTACCGCCTTGATTTGGCCCGTAAGATGGGCGCTACACGGGCCGTTAACGTCAGTGAAGAAAAGCTCGAAGACGTGATGACAGAGTTGGGGATGACAGAGGGCTTTGATGTTGGCTTAGAGATGTCAGGGGTGCCGGTGGCATTCAACTCTATGCTTGATAACATGAACCATGGCGGCAAGATAGCCATGCTGGGTATTCCGCCTTCAGATATGGCTGTAGACTGGAACCAAGTTATTTTTAAAGGCTTGGTAATCAAGGGTATTTATGGTCGTGAGATGTTTGAAACCTGGTACAAAATGGCCAGCTTGATTCAGTCAGGTCTTGATATTTCCCCTGTGATCACTCATCAATTCAATATTGATGACTTTCAGCAAGGTTTCGACACGATGTTGTCGGGGCAGTCGGGTAAAGTTATCCTCGATTGGCAGTAA
- a CDS encoding flagellar basal body-associated protein FliL, with the protein MFSPAKAAGDVGYYGFEPDIVANYISQSSKKLGYVRVTVDLMLEDVGNISVVEHHMPLLRDAIVEILSQEPEDKIKSLTGREEIRQKCIERLKTLLKQETGKDIIRDVLFTKYLYH; encoded by the coding sequence ATGTTCAGCCCCGCAAAGGCGGCGGGAGATGTTGGTTATTATGGCTTTGAGCCTGATATCGTTGCGAACTACATTAGCCAATCAAGTAAGAAGCTCGGCTATGTGCGAGTGACTGTCGATCTGATGTTAGAAGATGTTGGCAATATTTCAGTGGTTGAACACCACATGCCACTGCTGCGTGACGCCATTGTTGAAATTTTATCGCAAGAGCCAGAGGATAAAATCAAAAGCTTAACGGGCCGCGAAGAGATAAGACAGAAATGCATCGAACGGCTTAAAACCTTACTAAAGCAGGAAACCGGTAAAGATATTATTCGCGATGTACTGTTTACCAAATACCTTTATCACTAA
- a CDS encoding DUF3369 domain-containing protein encodes MSEYLFSEVDDAETQTTETSLPPWRVLVVDDDQDIHHVTRLVLSNFEFEHRYVELTHVYSAQEAIELLEQDSTFAVALVDVVMETNHAGLMLIKHIREQIDNHDIRLILRTGQPGEAPEESIIRDYDINDYKNKTELTAIKLKTLVYSALRGYRDIQLINRQKQGLERIINASTVFLKCDSIHQFASVVLNNISHILGLEDAELYCAAVTYSSNQEDTEFKLLAASGHPPESDISKLPHNVRQDFHSAHQRKRSIKNDSNYVGYFPGQNGMETMLYVDRGAHLNTHEHQLLEFFANNVALAYNNLKLRETVRESQKELSYILGEAVEKRSKETGSHVKRVANYSYLLATLYGLSDYQAEVLKLASPLHDIGKISIPDHILNKPGKLNDQEWEIMQQHAQVGYEILHRSSNEILQCGAIIAGQHHEKWDGSGYPKGLAKEAIHIVGRITALADVFDALGSERCYKKAWPMEDIIDFIEQQKGHHFDPTLVELMIKNIDEFIAIKNRYPD; translated from the coding sequence GTGAGTGAGTATCTTTTTTCCGAAGTCGATGACGCAGAAACACAAACAACAGAAACTAGTTTACCGCCTTGGCGTGTACTTGTTGTTGATGACGACCAAGATATTCACCATGTCACTCGGTTAGTGCTTTCTAACTTTGAGTTCGAGCATCGCTATGTAGAATTAACACACGTCTATTCAGCACAAGAAGCTATCGAATTACTGGAACAAGATAGCACTTTCGCTGTTGCGCTAGTCGATGTGGTTATGGAAACCAATCACGCCGGATTGATGCTCATAAAGCATATTCGCGAGCAAATTGATAACCATGATATCCGTCTTATTTTACGCACTGGGCAACCAGGAGAAGCTCCCGAAGAGTCGATTATCCGCGACTACGACATCAACGATTACAAAAATAAAACTGAGCTTACCGCTATAAAACTCAAAACGTTGGTTTATTCGGCGCTGCGCGGATATCGCGATATTCAATTAATTAACCGCCAGAAACAAGGGTTAGAACGCATCATCAACGCCTCTACGGTGTTTCTCAAGTGTGACAGCATCCACCAATTTGCGTCCGTGGTGCTCAATAACATTTCCCATATACTGGGCCTAGAAGATGCCGAGCTATACTGTGCTGCGGTGACCTACAGCAGCAACCAAGAAGATACTGAGTTTAAATTGCTCGCGGCTTCAGGACACCCTCCCGAGTCAGACATTAGTAAACTGCCACACAATGTGCGCCAAGATTTCCACAGTGCTCACCAGCGCAAACGTTCAATAAAAAATGATAGTAACTATGTCGGTTACTTCCCAGGTCAAAATGGCATGGAGACCATGCTATATGTTGATCGCGGCGCCCACTTGAATACTCATGAACACCAATTACTAGAGTTTTTCGCCAATAACGTGGCGCTGGCTTACAACAACTTAAAATTACGGGAAACGGTAAGAGAGTCGCAAAAAGAGCTGTCGTATATTCTCGGTGAAGCCGTGGAAAAACGCTCGAAAGAGACCGGTTCTCATGTAAAAAGGGTGGCTAATTACAGTTATCTATTGGCAACACTTTATGGCTTAAGTGATTATCAAGCTGAAGTACTTAAACTGGCATCGCCGTTACATGATATTGGCAAAATAAGCATCCCGGATCATATTTTAAATAAGCCTGGAAAGCTCAATGATCAAGAATGGGAAATAATGCAACAACATGCACAAGTGGGTTACGAAATACTCCACAGATCCAGTAACGAAATTTTACAATGTGGTGCAATAATCGCCGGCCAACACCATGAAAAATGGGATGGCTCTGGATACCCTAAAGGCCTTGCCAAAGAGGCCATTCACATTGTTGGCAGAATTACGGCTCTGGCAGACGTATTTGACGCACTAGGGAGCGAACGCTGTTATAAAAAGGCTTGGCCTATGGAGGATATAATAGACTTTATAGAACAACAAAAAGGGCATCATTTCGACCCGACTTTAGTCGAATTAATGATCAAAAATATTGATGAATTCATTGCTATAAAAAACCGCTACCCTGACTGA
- a CDS encoding DUF2721 domain-containing protein: MTLTTPALLFPAISLLLLAYTNRFLVLAQLIRELNAREGEQIRPFVIEQILNLKKRIRLIRSMQFWGVASFLLCTLAMFALFVEFTPLGTALFGISLVALMVSLLTSLYEIHISCDAIAIELESIGKHSHSPEK; encoded by the coding sequence ATGACATTAACCACCCCTGCACTGCTTTTTCCAGCGATTTCTCTTCTCCTGTTAGCCTATACCAATCGTTTTCTCGTACTGGCACAACTGATCCGCGAACTTAATGCCCGCGAAGGCGAGCAAATCCGACCCTTCGTGATTGAGCAAATATTAAACTTAAAGAAGCGAATTCGACTTATCCGCAGTATGCAATTTTGGGGGGTAGCGTCGTTCTTACTGTGTACCCTAGCGATGTTTGCGTTATTTGTTGAGTTTACCCCTCTAGGCACGGCCTTATTTGGCATAAGCTTAGTGGCACTCATGGTCTCTTTGCTCACCTCTCTTTACGAAATACATATTTCCTGTGATGCGATTGCCATTGAATTAGAAAGCATAGGAAAACATTCTCACTCACCAGAGAAATAA